A stretch of the Vitis riparia cultivar Riparia Gloire de Montpellier isolate 1030 chromosome 13, EGFV_Vit.rip_1.0, whole genome shotgun sequence genome encodes the following:
- the LOC117928310 gene encoding pleiotropic drug resistance protein 2-like isoform X1 — protein sequence MAASLAEDDLASSMSSRRKSSSSGSRRSWASASICEALSAQGDVFQRSRREDDEEELKWVAIERLPTFERLSKEIPKQVLDDGKVVHEEVDFTNIGMQERKHHIESIPKVVEEDNEKFLLRLRERTDRVGVEIPKIEVRFEHLSIEGDAYVGTRALPTLINSTMNFIEGILGLIRLSPSKKRVVKILKDVSGIVKPSRMTLLLGPPASGKTTLLQALSGKMNKDLRMEGRITYCGHESSEFVPQRTCAYIGQHDLHHGEMTVRETLDFSGRCLGVGTRYELLAELSRREKEAGIKPDPEIDAFMRATETNLVTDYVLKMLGLDICADIMVGDDMRRGISGGEKKRVTTGEMLVRPAKALFMDEISTGLDSSTTFQIVKFMRQMVHIMEVTMIISLLQPAPETYDLFDAIILLCEGQIVYQGPRENILEFFESVGFKCPERKGVVDFLHEVTSRKDQEQYWFRKNEPYKYISVPEFVQHFNSFHIGQKLSDDLGIPYNKSRTQPAALVTEKYGISNWELFKACFAREWLLMKRNSFIYIFKTTQITIMSVIAMTVFFRTEMKHGQLQDGVKFNGALFYGLINVMYNGMAELALTIFRLPVFFKQRDLLFYPAWAFALPIWVLRIPLSLMESGIWIILTYYTIGFAPSASRFFRQLVALFLVHQMALSLFRFIATLGRTQIVANTLATFTLLLVFVRGGFIVSKDDIEPWMIWAYYASPMTYGQNALVINEFLDDRWSAPNINRRIPEPTVGKALLKERGMFVDGYWYWICVGALTGFSLLFNICFIAALTYLNPLEGSNSVIIDEDDEKKSEKQSMVTGIAMEVRNTGENTKSVVKDANHAPTKREMVLPFQPLSLAFEYVNYYVDMPAEMKSQEIEVDRLQLLWDASGAFRPGILTALVGVSSAGKTTLMDLLAGRKTGGYIEGRISISGYPQDQATFARVSGYCAQNDIHSPHVTVYESLVYSAWLRLAPDVKKETRQMFVEEVMDLVELHPLRNALVGLPGIDGLSTEQRKRLTVGVELVANPSIIFMDEPTTGLDARAARIVMRTVRNIVDTGRTVVCTIHQPSIDIFEAFDELLLMKRGGQIIYAGPLGRNSHKLVEYFEAVPGVPKVRDGQNPATWMLEVSSAAVEAQLGVDFAEIYAKSELYQRNQELIKVISTPSPGSKNLYFPTKYSQSFITQCKACFWKQHWSYWRNPPYNAIRLFLTIIIGVLFGAIFRNKGKQTDKEQDLINLLGAMFSAVFFLGTTNTAAVQPVVAIERTVFYRERAAGMYSALPYAFAQVAIEAIYVAMQTCLYSLLLYSMMGFYWRVDKFLWFYYYLFMCFIYFTLYGMMIVALTPSHQIAAIVMSFFLSFWNLFSGFLIHRMQIPIWWRWYYWASPVAWTIYGLVTSQVGDKEDPVQVPGADDMSVKQYLKEALGFEYDFLGAVALAHIGWVLLFLFVFAYGIKFLDFQRR from the exons CATCATTGGCTGAGGATGATCTAGCAAGTTCCATGAGCAGCAGGCGTAAAAGTTCATCGTCTGGAAGTAGGCGTAGTTGGGCTTCTGCGAGTATTTGTGAGGCGTTGTCAGCTCAAGGTGATGTTTTTCAGAGGAGTAGGAGAGAGGATGACGAGGAAGAATTGAAGTGGGTGGCCATTGAAAGGCTTCCAACCTTTGAGCGGTTGAGCAAGGAGATTCCTAAGCAAGTTTTGGATGATGGGAAGGTTGTCCATGAAGAAGTTGACTTCACCAATATTGGTATGCAGGAGAGGAAGCATCACATAGAGAGTATACCAAAGGTTGTTGAAGAAGATAATGAGAAGTTCCTTCTCAGGCTCAGGGAAAGGACTGATAG GGTTGGGGTTGAGATTCCAAAAATCGAAGTCCGGTTTGAGCATTTATCAATAGAAGGAGACGCATATGTTGGAACCAGGGCACTTCCTACTCTGATCAATTCTACCATGAACTTCATAGAG GGAATACTTGGACTGATTAGGCTTTCCCCATCTAAGAAAAGGGTAGTCAAGATACTAAAAGATGTGAGTGGGATCGTGAAACCATCAAG AATGACTCTGCTTCTGGGACCTCCAGCCTCAGGAAAAACTACCCTGCTACAGGCGCTTTCTGGGAAGATGAACAAAGATCTAAGG ATGGAAGGAAGAATCACATACTGTGGTCATGAATCATCAGAGTTTGTTCCTCAGAGAACATGTGCTTACATTGGCCAGCATGATCTGCACCATGGTGAGATGACAGTTAGGGAAACGTTGGACTTCTCAGGACGATGTTTGGGGGTTGGAACCAGATATGAACTACTTGCAGAATTGTCAAGACGAGAAAAAGAAGCTGGAATTAAGCCAGATCCTGAGATAGATGCGTTCATGAGAGCAACAGAAACTAATTTGGTTACAGATTACGTGCTCAAG ATGCTGGGATTAGATATCTGCGCTGACATTATGGTGGGAGACGATATGAGAAGGGGCATTTCTGGTGGAGAAAAGAAGCGTGTTACTACTG GAGAAATGTTGGTTAGACCAGCAAAGGCTCTTTTCATGGATGAAATATCAACTGGTCTGGACAGTTCCACCACTTTTCAGATTGTTAAGTTTATGAGGCAGATGGTTCATATCATGGAAGTAACCATGATAATCTCTCTTCTCCAACCCGCACCTGAAACTTATGATCTTTTTGATGCCATTATCTTACTATGTGAGGGTCAGATTGTGTACCAAGGTCCCCGTGAAAACATCCTTGAGTTCTTTGAAAGCGTGGGCTTCAAATGCCCGGAAAGAAAAGGAGTCGTGGACTTCTTGCACGAGGTGACTTCCAGAAAGGACCAAGAACAATACTGGTTCAGAAAGAATGAACCTTACAAATATATCTCAGTGCCCGAGTTTGTGCAACACTTCAACTCTTTCCACATTGGCCAGAAGCTTTCAGATGACCTTGGAATCCCTTACAACAAGAGCAGAACCCAACCTGCAGCATTGGTGACAGAAAAGTATGGAATCTCCAACTGGGAACTCTTCAAGGCATGCTTTGCCAGAGAGTGGCTATTGATGAAGCGCAACTCTTTTATATACATATTCAAGACAACCCAGATTACAATCATGTCAGTAATTGCCATGACAGTGTTCTTCAGAACAGAAATGAAGCATGGCCAACTGCAAGATGGAGTAAAATTCAATGGGGCTCTGTTTTATGGTCTCATAAATGTAATGTATAACGGAATGGCAGAGCTTGCATTGACTATTTTCAGGCTCCCAGTGTTTTTTAAGCAGAGGGACTTATTGTTTTACCCGGCATGGGCTTTTGCATTACCAATTTGGGTCCTTAGGATCCCCTTGTCACTCATGGAGTCAGGGATATGGATCATTCTCACGTATTACACTATTGGGTTTGCCCCTTCTGCTAGTAG GTTTTTCCGCCAATTAGTGGCATTATTTCTCGTGCATCAGATGGCTTTGTCTCTCTTCCGCTTCATTGCAACACTTGGAAGAACACAGATTGTGGCCAACACCCTTGCTACCTTTACATTACTACTGGTTTTTGTTCGGGGTGGATTCATTGTATCCAAAG ATGATATTGAACCATGGATGATATGGGCATATTATGCTTCTCCAATGACGTATGGACAAAATGCGCTTGTCATCAATGAATTTCTTGATGACAGATGGAGTGCG CCCAACATCAATCGAAGAATTCCAGAACCCACAGTTGGGAAAGCTCTTCTCAAGGAAAGAGGCATGTTTGTGGATGGATATTGGTATTGGATTTGTGTTGGTGCACTCACGGGGTTTTCTCTGCTCTTCAATATCTGTTTCATTGCAGCTCTGACATATTTGAACC CTCTGGAAGGCTCAAACTCTGTCATTattgatgaggatgatgaaAAAAAGAGTGAGAAGCA GTCTATGGTAACAGGTATTGCTATGGAAGTAAGGAACACTGGAGAAAACACCAAATCAGTTGTCAAAGATGCAAATCATGCGCCTACTAAAAGGGAAATGGTGTTGCCCTTCCAGCCCTTATCACTTGCATTTGAGTATGTGAATTACTATGTTGATATGCCTGCT GAAATGAAGAGCCAAGAAATTGAAGTGGATCGTCTCCAACTGCTGTGGGATGCTAGCGGTGCTTTCAGGCCAGGTATTCTAACCGCATTAGTTGGTGTTAGTAGTGCTGGAAAGACCACTTTGATGGATCTGTTAGCAGGAAGGAAAACTGGTGGGTACATTGAAGGAAGAATCAGCATTTCTGGTTACCCCCAAGACCAAGCCACTTTCGCTCGTGTTAGTGGTTACTGTGCACAGAATGATATACATTCTCCACATGTAACTGTTTATGAATCTCTTGTTTACTCAGCCTGGCTGCGCCTTGCTCCAGATGTCAAGAAGGAAACAAGGCAG ATGTTTGTTGAGGAAGTAATGGATTTGGTTGAGCTTCACCCCCTGAGGAATGCTTTGGTTGGCCTTCCGGGAATAGATGGGCTTTCAACAGAACAGAGGAAGAGGCTGACAGTTGGTGTAGAATTGGTTGCTAACCCCTCCATCATCTTCATGGATGAGCCAACGACAGGCCTTGATGCTAGAGCAGCTAGAATTGTTATGCGTACTGTTAGAAACATAGTGGATACAGGGCGGACTGTTGTCTGCACCATTCACCAGCCAAGCATAGACATCTTTGAAGCTTTCGATGAG CTATTGCTGATGAAGAGAGGAGGACAAATCATTTATGCTGGACCTCTTGGTCGCAATTCTCACAAGCTTGTAGAGTACTTTGAA GCTGTCCCGGGGGTTCCTAAAGTCAGAGATGGTCAAAATCCTGCTACATGGATGCTGGAGGTCAGCTCTGCTGCAGTTGAGGCTCAACTTGGTGTGGATTTTGCAGAAATTTATGCTAAATCTGAACTCTATCA GAGGAATCAGGAACTCATCAAAGTGATCAGCACACCATCACCAGGATCCAAAAACCTTTATTTCCCCACCAAATACTCTCAAAGCTTTATTACCCAATGCAAGGCTTGCTTCTGGAAACAGCACTGGTCTTATTGGAGGAATCCTCCCTATAATGCTATCCGGCTCTTCTTGACCATAATTATTGGTGTTCTATTTGGAGCAATTTTCAGGAACAAAGGAAAGCAGAC AGACAAAGAACAAGACCTAATAAATCTGCTGGGAGCTATGTTTTCAGCTGTCTTCTTCCTTGGAACCACCAACACTGCCGCAGTGCAGCCTGTTGTGGCAATTGAGAGAACAGTCTTCTACCGTGAAAGGGCAGCTGGGATGTATTCAGCATTGCCTTACGCATTTGCCCAG GTGGCCATAGAGGCAATTTACGTTGCCATGCAAACTTGTCTTTACAGTCTTCTCCTCTACTCTATGATGGGATTCTACTGGCGAGTGGACAAGTTCTTATGGTTCTACTACTACCTATTCATGTGCTTTATTTACTTCACATTGTATGGAATGATGATTGTAGCACTCACTCCCAGCCATCAAATTGCTGCCATTGTTATGTCCTTCTTCCTAAGCTTTTGGAATCTCTTCTCTGGTTTTCTCATCCATAGGATG CAAATACCAATATGGTGGAGGTGGTACTACTGGGCTTCCCCTGTTGCTTGGACCATCTACGGACTAGTGACATCTCAGGTGGGCGACAAGGAGGATCCGGTTCAGGTACCCGGAGCAGATGACATGTCAGTGAAGCAGTATCTTAAGGAGGCTTTAGGCTTTGAATATGATTTCCTGGGAGCGGTTGCCTTGGCTCATATTGGTTGGGTCCTCCTCTTCTTATTTGTCTTTGCCTATGGCATTAAGTTCCTTGACTTCCAAAGGAGATAA
- the LOC117928310 gene encoding pleiotropic drug resistance protein 2-like isoform X2 produces the protein MAASLAEDDLASSMSSRRKSSSSGSRRSWASASICEALSAQGDVFQRSRREDDEEELKWVAIERLPTFERLSKEIPKQVLDDGKVVHEEVDFTNIGMQERKHHIESIPKVVEEDNEKFLLRLRERTDRVGVEIPKIEVRFEHLSIEGDAYVGTRALPTLINSTMNFIEGILGLIRLSPSKKRVVKILKDVSGIVKPSRMTLLLGPPASGKTTLLQALSGKMNKDLRMEGRITYCGHESSEFVPQRTCAYIGQHDLHHGEMTVRETLDFSGRCLGVGTRYELLAELSRREKEAGIKPDPEIDAFMRATETNLVTDYVLKMLGLDICADIMVGDDMRRGISGGEKKRVTTGEMLVRPAKALFMDEISTGLDSSTTFQIVKFMRQMVHIMEVTMIISLLQPAPETYDLFDAIILLCEGQIVYQGPRENILEFFESVGFKCPERKGVVDFLHEVTSRKDQEQYWFRKNEPYKYISVPEFVQHFNSFHIGQKLSDDLGIPYNKSRTQPAALVTEKYGISNWELFKACFAREWLLMKRNSFIYIFKTTQITIMSVIAMTVFFRTEMKHGQLQDGVKFNGALFYGLINVMYNGMAELALTIFRLPVFFKQRDLLFYPAWAFALPIWVLRIPLSLMESGIWIILTYYTIGFAPSASRFFRQLVALFLVHQMALSLFRFIATLGRTQIVANTLATFTLLLVFVRGGFIVSKDDIEPWMIWAYYASPMTYGQNALVINEFLDDRWSAPNINRRIPEPTVGKALLKERGMFVDGYWYWICVGALTGFSLLFNICFIAALTYLNPLEGSNSVIIDEDDEKKSEKQNTGENTKSVVKDANHAPTKREMVLPFQPLSLAFEYVNYYVDMPAEMKSQEIEVDRLQLLWDASGAFRPGILTALVGVSSAGKTTLMDLLAGRKTGGYIEGRISISGYPQDQATFARVSGYCAQNDIHSPHVTVYESLVYSAWLRLAPDVKKETRQMFVEEVMDLVELHPLRNALVGLPGIDGLSTEQRKRLTVGVELVANPSIIFMDEPTTGLDARAARIVMRTVRNIVDTGRTVVCTIHQPSIDIFEAFDELLLMKRGGQIIYAGPLGRNSHKLVEYFEAVPGVPKVRDGQNPATWMLEVSSAAVEAQLGVDFAEIYAKSELYQRNQELIKVISTPSPGSKNLYFPTKYSQSFITQCKACFWKQHWSYWRNPPYNAIRLFLTIIIGVLFGAIFRNKGKQTDKEQDLINLLGAMFSAVFFLGTTNTAAVQPVVAIERTVFYRERAAGMYSALPYAFAQVAIEAIYVAMQTCLYSLLLYSMMGFYWRVDKFLWFYYYLFMCFIYFTLYGMMIVALTPSHQIAAIVMSFFLSFWNLFSGFLIHRMQIPIWWRWYYWASPVAWTIYGLVTSQVGDKEDPVQVPGADDMSVKQYLKEALGFEYDFLGAVALAHIGWVLLFLFVFAYGIKFLDFQRR, from the exons CATCATTGGCTGAGGATGATCTAGCAAGTTCCATGAGCAGCAGGCGTAAAAGTTCATCGTCTGGAAGTAGGCGTAGTTGGGCTTCTGCGAGTATTTGTGAGGCGTTGTCAGCTCAAGGTGATGTTTTTCAGAGGAGTAGGAGAGAGGATGACGAGGAAGAATTGAAGTGGGTGGCCATTGAAAGGCTTCCAACCTTTGAGCGGTTGAGCAAGGAGATTCCTAAGCAAGTTTTGGATGATGGGAAGGTTGTCCATGAAGAAGTTGACTTCACCAATATTGGTATGCAGGAGAGGAAGCATCACATAGAGAGTATACCAAAGGTTGTTGAAGAAGATAATGAGAAGTTCCTTCTCAGGCTCAGGGAAAGGACTGATAG GGTTGGGGTTGAGATTCCAAAAATCGAAGTCCGGTTTGAGCATTTATCAATAGAAGGAGACGCATATGTTGGAACCAGGGCACTTCCTACTCTGATCAATTCTACCATGAACTTCATAGAG GGAATACTTGGACTGATTAGGCTTTCCCCATCTAAGAAAAGGGTAGTCAAGATACTAAAAGATGTGAGTGGGATCGTGAAACCATCAAG AATGACTCTGCTTCTGGGACCTCCAGCCTCAGGAAAAACTACCCTGCTACAGGCGCTTTCTGGGAAGATGAACAAAGATCTAAGG ATGGAAGGAAGAATCACATACTGTGGTCATGAATCATCAGAGTTTGTTCCTCAGAGAACATGTGCTTACATTGGCCAGCATGATCTGCACCATGGTGAGATGACAGTTAGGGAAACGTTGGACTTCTCAGGACGATGTTTGGGGGTTGGAACCAGATATGAACTACTTGCAGAATTGTCAAGACGAGAAAAAGAAGCTGGAATTAAGCCAGATCCTGAGATAGATGCGTTCATGAGAGCAACAGAAACTAATTTGGTTACAGATTACGTGCTCAAG ATGCTGGGATTAGATATCTGCGCTGACATTATGGTGGGAGACGATATGAGAAGGGGCATTTCTGGTGGAGAAAAGAAGCGTGTTACTACTG GAGAAATGTTGGTTAGACCAGCAAAGGCTCTTTTCATGGATGAAATATCAACTGGTCTGGACAGTTCCACCACTTTTCAGATTGTTAAGTTTATGAGGCAGATGGTTCATATCATGGAAGTAACCATGATAATCTCTCTTCTCCAACCCGCACCTGAAACTTATGATCTTTTTGATGCCATTATCTTACTATGTGAGGGTCAGATTGTGTACCAAGGTCCCCGTGAAAACATCCTTGAGTTCTTTGAAAGCGTGGGCTTCAAATGCCCGGAAAGAAAAGGAGTCGTGGACTTCTTGCACGAGGTGACTTCCAGAAAGGACCAAGAACAATACTGGTTCAGAAAGAATGAACCTTACAAATATATCTCAGTGCCCGAGTTTGTGCAACACTTCAACTCTTTCCACATTGGCCAGAAGCTTTCAGATGACCTTGGAATCCCTTACAACAAGAGCAGAACCCAACCTGCAGCATTGGTGACAGAAAAGTATGGAATCTCCAACTGGGAACTCTTCAAGGCATGCTTTGCCAGAGAGTGGCTATTGATGAAGCGCAACTCTTTTATATACATATTCAAGACAACCCAGATTACAATCATGTCAGTAATTGCCATGACAGTGTTCTTCAGAACAGAAATGAAGCATGGCCAACTGCAAGATGGAGTAAAATTCAATGGGGCTCTGTTTTATGGTCTCATAAATGTAATGTATAACGGAATGGCAGAGCTTGCATTGACTATTTTCAGGCTCCCAGTGTTTTTTAAGCAGAGGGACTTATTGTTTTACCCGGCATGGGCTTTTGCATTACCAATTTGGGTCCTTAGGATCCCCTTGTCACTCATGGAGTCAGGGATATGGATCATTCTCACGTATTACACTATTGGGTTTGCCCCTTCTGCTAGTAG GTTTTTCCGCCAATTAGTGGCATTATTTCTCGTGCATCAGATGGCTTTGTCTCTCTTCCGCTTCATTGCAACACTTGGAAGAACACAGATTGTGGCCAACACCCTTGCTACCTTTACATTACTACTGGTTTTTGTTCGGGGTGGATTCATTGTATCCAAAG ATGATATTGAACCATGGATGATATGGGCATATTATGCTTCTCCAATGACGTATGGACAAAATGCGCTTGTCATCAATGAATTTCTTGATGACAGATGGAGTGCG CCCAACATCAATCGAAGAATTCCAGAACCCACAGTTGGGAAAGCTCTTCTCAAGGAAAGAGGCATGTTTGTGGATGGATATTGGTATTGGATTTGTGTTGGTGCACTCACGGGGTTTTCTCTGCTCTTCAATATCTGTTTCATTGCAGCTCTGACATATTTGAACC CTCTGGAAGGCTCAAACTCTGTCATTattgatgaggatgatgaaAAAAAGAGTGAGAAGCA GAACACTGGAGAAAACACCAAATCAGTTGTCAAAGATGCAAATCATGCGCCTACTAAAAGGGAAATGGTGTTGCCCTTCCAGCCCTTATCACTTGCATTTGAGTATGTGAATTACTATGTTGATATGCCTGCT GAAATGAAGAGCCAAGAAATTGAAGTGGATCGTCTCCAACTGCTGTGGGATGCTAGCGGTGCTTTCAGGCCAGGTATTCTAACCGCATTAGTTGGTGTTAGTAGTGCTGGAAAGACCACTTTGATGGATCTGTTAGCAGGAAGGAAAACTGGTGGGTACATTGAAGGAAGAATCAGCATTTCTGGTTACCCCCAAGACCAAGCCACTTTCGCTCGTGTTAGTGGTTACTGTGCACAGAATGATATACATTCTCCACATGTAACTGTTTATGAATCTCTTGTTTACTCAGCCTGGCTGCGCCTTGCTCCAGATGTCAAGAAGGAAACAAGGCAG ATGTTTGTTGAGGAAGTAATGGATTTGGTTGAGCTTCACCCCCTGAGGAATGCTTTGGTTGGCCTTCCGGGAATAGATGGGCTTTCAACAGAACAGAGGAAGAGGCTGACAGTTGGTGTAGAATTGGTTGCTAACCCCTCCATCATCTTCATGGATGAGCCAACGACAGGCCTTGATGCTAGAGCAGCTAGAATTGTTATGCGTACTGTTAGAAACATAGTGGATACAGGGCGGACTGTTGTCTGCACCATTCACCAGCCAAGCATAGACATCTTTGAAGCTTTCGATGAG CTATTGCTGATGAAGAGAGGAGGACAAATCATTTATGCTGGACCTCTTGGTCGCAATTCTCACAAGCTTGTAGAGTACTTTGAA GCTGTCCCGGGGGTTCCTAAAGTCAGAGATGGTCAAAATCCTGCTACATGGATGCTGGAGGTCAGCTCTGCTGCAGTTGAGGCTCAACTTGGTGTGGATTTTGCAGAAATTTATGCTAAATCTGAACTCTATCA GAGGAATCAGGAACTCATCAAAGTGATCAGCACACCATCACCAGGATCCAAAAACCTTTATTTCCCCACCAAATACTCTCAAAGCTTTATTACCCAATGCAAGGCTTGCTTCTGGAAACAGCACTGGTCTTATTGGAGGAATCCTCCCTATAATGCTATCCGGCTCTTCTTGACCATAATTATTGGTGTTCTATTTGGAGCAATTTTCAGGAACAAAGGAAAGCAGAC AGACAAAGAACAAGACCTAATAAATCTGCTGGGAGCTATGTTTTCAGCTGTCTTCTTCCTTGGAACCACCAACACTGCCGCAGTGCAGCCTGTTGTGGCAATTGAGAGAACAGTCTTCTACCGTGAAAGGGCAGCTGGGATGTATTCAGCATTGCCTTACGCATTTGCCCAG GTGGCCATAGAGGCAATTTACGTTGCCATGCAAACTTGTCTTTACAGTCTTCTCCTCTACTCTATGATGGGATTCTACTGGCGAGTGGACAAGTTCTTATGGTTCTACTACTACCTATTCATGTGCTTTATTTACTTCACATTGTATGGAATGATGATTGTAGCACTCACTCCCAGCCATCAAATTGCTGCCATTGTTATGTCCTTCTTCCTAAGCTTTTGGAATCTCTTCTCTGGTTTTCTCATCCATAGGATG CAAATACCAATATGGTGGAGGTGGTACTACTGGGCTTCCCCTGTTGCTTGGACCATCTACGGACTAGTGACATCTCAGGTGGGCGACAAGGAGGATCCGGTTCAGGTACCCGGAGCAGATGACATGTCAGTGAAGCAGTATCTTAAGGAGGCTTTAGGCTTTGAATATGATTTCCTGGGAGCGGTTGCCTTGGCTCATATTGGTTGGGTCCTCCTCTTCTTATTTGTCTTTGCCTATGGCATTAAGTTCCTTGACTTCCAAAGGAGATAA